From Chiloscyllium punctatum isolate Juve2018m chromosome 36, sChiPun1.3, whole genome shotgun sequence, the proteins below share one genomic window:
- the LOC140460027 gene encoding uncharacterized protein, translating into MAEEGAGPGSGSVGVAIPKPEVCPRPVSSAGASPAARRSYTGERPFLCTDCGKAFRHSSHLLAHQQDQTGERPFSCPECGKGFTQASTLQSHRRIHTGERPFRCPECGKAFTQVSTLLRHQRVHTGERPFSCPECGKAFSNSSTLLTHQRVHTGERPFSCPECGKAFTQVSTLLRHQRIHTGERPFSCSQCGKAFTHVSSLMTHQRIHTGERPFTCSQCGKGFTCSFNLQTHQRVHTGERPFSCPECGKAFTQVSTLLRHQRVHTGERPFSCPECGKAFSNSSTLLTHQRVHTGERPFTCSQCRKGFRSTSHLLTHRRVHTGERPFSCPECGKAFSTSSTLLRHQRIHTGERPFTCSQCGKGFTYSCNLWKHQRVHVPSQGD; encoded by the exons ATGGCGGAGGAGGGGGCGGGaccaggatctggatcagtgggCGTGGCCATCCCGAAGCCGGAAGTGTGTCCGCGGCCTGTTTCCTCCGCTGGAGCCTCGCCTGCAGCAA GACGCAGttacacgggggagaggccattcctctgcaccgactgcgggaaggccttcagacattcctcccacCTGTTGGCCCACCAGCAGGACCAAAcgggggaaaggcccttcagctgcccagagtgcgggaagggctttacccaggcctccacccTGCAGAGTCACCggcgtatccacacgggggagaggcccttcagatgcccagagtgtgggaaggcctttacccaggtctcCACCCTACTGaggcaccagcgtgtccacacaggggagagacccttcagctgccccgagtgtgggaaggccttcagtaattcctccaccctgctgacccaccagcgggtccacacgggggagaggcccttcagctgcccagagtgcgggaaggcctttacccaggtctcCACCCTACTGAGGCACCAGCgtatccacacaggggagagacccttcagctgctctcagtgcgggaaggcctttacccacgtCTCCTCCCTGATGAcccaccagcgtatccacacgggggagaggccgttcacctgctctcagtgtgggaagggcttcacctgctccttcaACCTgcagacccaccagcgggtccacacgggggagaggccctttagctgcccagagtgcgggaaggcctttacccaggtttccaccctgctgaggcaccaacgtgtccacacgggggagaggcccttcagctgccccgagtgcgggaaggccttcagcaattcctccaccctgctgacccaccagcgggtccacacgggggagaggccattcacctgctctcagtgcaggaagggcttcaggtctacctcccacctgctgacccaccggcgggtccacacgggggagaggcccttcagctgccccgagtgtgggaaggccttcagcacatcttccaccctgctgaggcaccagcggatccacaccggggagaggccgttcacctgctctcagtgcgggaagggcttcacctactCCTGCAACCTGTggaagcaccagcgagttcacgtgccatcgcagggagattga
- the LOC140460863 gene encoding uncharacterized protein translates to MQKPEESRPVEEPWKCGDCGKGFRFPSALETHRRSHTRERPFLCTDCGKAFRHSSHLLVHQQDHTGERPFRCPECGKAFTQVSTLLRHQRVHTGERPFRCPECGKAFNESSALLRHQRVHTGERPFSCPECGKAFSDSSSLLTHQRVHTGERPFTCSQCGKGFTCSSNLLTHQRVHTGERPFSCFQCGKGFTCSSTLRNHQRIHTGERPFSCPECGKAFSTSSSLLTHQRIHTGERPFTCSQCGKGFTRSSHLRKHQRVHVPSQGD, encoded by the coding sequence atgcagaaacctgaggaatcccgccctgtggaggaaccgtggaagtgtggtgactgtgggaaaggcttccgtttcccgtctgccctggagactcatcggcgcagtcacaccagggagaggccattcctcTGCACCGACTGCGGAAAGGCcttcagacattcctcccacCTGTTGGTCCACCAGCAggaccacacgggggagaggcccttccgctgcccagagtgcgggaaggcctttacccaggtctccaccctgctgaggcaccagcgtgtccacacaggggagaggcccttccgctgcccagagtgcgggaaggccttcaacgaATCCTCCGCCCTGTTGaggcaccagcgtgtccacacaggggagagacccttcagctgccccgagtgtgggaaggccttcagcgattcctcctccctgctgacccaccagcgggtccacacgggggagaggccattcacctgctctcagtgcggaaagggcttcacctgctcctccaacctgctgacccaccagcgggtccacacgggggagaggccattcagctgcttTCAGTGCggaaagggcttcacctgctcctccaccctGCGGAAccaccagcgtatccacacgggggagagacccttcagctgccccgagtgtgggaaggccttcagcacatcctcctccctgctgacccaccagcggatccacaccggggagagaccattcacctgctctcagtgtgggaagggcttcacccgctcctcccacctgcggaagcaccagcgagttcacgtgccatcgcagggggattga